A portion of the Cryptomeria japonica chromosome 5, Sugi_1.0, whole genome shotgun sequence genome contains these proteins:
- the LOC131067408 gene encoding piriformospora indica-insensitive protein 2, which yields MSILMWCIFSVLSLSIQVSSAQTVTGDYRNSTPMLDSEKQAFYSVLESLSGDLDARDLYPDPCGFTPVPGTLCDQFGDFWYITVFNIGNVYDNSPKCGDNAVLNPSIFNLTHLKTLSLYKCFMNAPQIMPLDKWSNLGGSLQSLIFRNNVALVGELPAELGRLVNLESLIVSENSMKGNLPKEIGSLTKLRKLVLSHNQFDGTIPSSLGFLQGLVILDLSFNQLKGPLPPSLGNLNSLVKLDLSDNGLQSGVPGRLGELKYLTFLDLRNNQLHGNLPVSLIDMTNLQELYLGNNPMGGPIDILRWSNMPLLISLDLSASGYIGQIPESLGKLKMLRYLALNNNALSGKVPKELADLPDLCSLLLNNNNLSGTLEFPSKFYQRMGRYLSLWGNPRLCYATEDKKFIPNGVSLCSGMVVAPGKAHETSLSSVAGSAVQSCRFRVWLLLSFLASLAVLH from the exons ATGTCCATCTTGATGTGGTGCATTTTCTCCGTTTTAAGCTTAAGTATACAAGTCTCCTCTGCACAGACTGTAACGGGAGATTACCGAAATAGTACTCCTATGCTTGACTCAGAGAAACAAGCGTTTTATTCTGTTCTTGAATCGCTGAGTGGAGACTTAGATGCACGCGATTTATACCCTGATCCTTGTGGCTTCACACCTGTTCCAGGTACATTGTGTGATCAATTTGGAGATTTTTGGTACATCACAGTATTCAACATTGGAAATGTCTATGATAATTCTCCAAAATGCGGCGACAATGCGGTACTTAATCCATCCATCTTCAACTTAACTCACTTAAAGACATTGTCCCTGTACAAATGCTTTATGAATGCACCTCAGATAATGCCATTGGATAAGTGGAGCAATCTTGGAGGATCACTTCAGAGCTTGATTTTTCGAAACAATGTTGCGCTGGTTGGGGAATTACCCGCAGAGCTGGGTAGATTGGTCAATCTGGAGTCACTTATTGTTTCAGAGAACAGCATGAAGGGAAATTTGCCGAAGGAAATAGGAAGCTTAACCAAGTTAAGAAAGCTTGTTCTGAGCCATAACCAGTTTGATGGTACAATACCTTCTTCTCTGGGGTTTCTTCAGGGCCTTGTAATTCTGGACCTGAGCTTTAATCAGTTAAAGGGCCCTCTTCCACCATCTCTAGGGAATCTGAACTCTCTGGTTAAGTTGGATTTGAGTGACAATGGCTTACAATCAGGGGTACCAGGGAGACTGGGGGAATTGAAATACCTTACATTTTTGGATTTGAGGAACAATCAGCTCCATGGAAACCTTCCAGTGTCTTTAATAGATATGACAAATTTGCAG GAACTTTACCTTGGAAATAATCCAATGGGAGGCCCGATTGATATTCTTCGTTGGAGCAATATGCCGCTTCTGATCAGCTTAGATCTTTCAGCATCGGGTTATATTGGTCAAATCCCAGAATCATTAGGGAAATTGAAAATGCTAAGATACCTGGCTCTAAACAACAATGCTCTCTCTGGTAAAGTTCCTAAAGAGCTCGCAGATTTACCAGATCTATGTTCTCTGTTACTGAATAACAACAATTTGTCTGGCACTCTTGAATTCCCATCAAAGTTCTATCAGAGAATGGGAAGGTATCTTTCTCTGTGGGGTAATCCAAGGCTTTGTTATGCTACGGAAGATAAGAAATTTATTCCCAACGGAGTCAGTCTTTGCTCTGGTATGGTGGTTGCCCCTGGTAAAGCTCATGAGACATCTTTGAGTTCTGTTGCAGGATCTGCTGTACAAAGCTGCAGATTCAGAGTGTGGCTGCTTCTTTCATTTTTGGCTTCCCTGGCTGTGCTACACTAA